The sequence CTTAAAAGTCCCTTTAAATTTCTCAATTTTCCCAAAAGAACGTTTTTCTAAAGAAATTGCAGAAATGCTTGAAAGTAAAAAAATCCCTTACCTTATGCATCTTCCTATGGAGCCGGAAGGATACCCGAAAATTAATCCGGGCAAAGCGGCCCTGCTTGTAAAAATGAACAAGAGCGAAATAAAGAAGATGTTTTTAGCTAATTTGAAAACCGTCGGGCATCCGGTTGGCGTCAATAATCACATGGGGTCCAGGTTCACGGCAAGAAGATGGCAAATGTATGTGATACTTTCGGAGCTTAAGGACAAAAATCTTTTCTTTTTTGATTCACACACAAGCACTCACACGGTGGGCCATTTCGTCGCTAGAAAAATTAAGGAACCCTGTCTTACAAATGATTTGTTCCTTGATGTTACTGATGATGAAGAGTATATGAAGAATCAGTTCAGGTTTCTTATTAAACTCGCAAAGAAAAACGGCTATGCTATAGCTATTTGCCATATCCACAAGAAAAATATAATACCCGCATTTAAAGCAATGGAA is a genomic window of Elusimicrobiota bacterium containing:
- a CDS encoding divergent polysaccharide deacetylase family protein — translated: MKKILFVLILIALGLAYFLVREKINLPGKAQPVKPVRIVSKPKGPKIAIVIDDIGPENKKINEFLDLKVPLNFSIFPKERFSKEIAEMLESKKIPYLMHLPMEPEGYPKINPGKAALLVKMNKSEIKKMFLANLKTVGHPVGVNNHMGSRFTARRWQMYVILSELKDKNLFFFDSHTSTHTVGHFVARKIKEPCLTNDLFLDVTDDEEYMKNQFRFLIKLAKKNGYAIAICHIHKKNIIPAFKAMEPEFDEEGVQFVYLQDLLNVKKIPMKKRNKAGA